The sequence GTCTCTGGAAACGTGGGCAGCTTGAGCCGTTGTTGATCTCACCGTTGCCGCAAGCACCTTGATAATCCATAGAGATGGTTTCGTCTATGCAACGGCTCGCCCACCAAATGAGCTAAGCGAACGTTCTGTCTGCGCTCTGCGTTCCCTCGGGTGATGTGAGTCGTTCGGGTGTGGATTGCACTCGTATTCCGTATAATCGGCTCACGGTTCGACAGATGAAACCTGTCGATGGATGGAACACGATGGACTCCTTGTCCTCACGAGCGCATCCTGATAGACGGGCACAGCAGTGCTGCGCCCCGATCCATCTTTTTCCGCGCCAGGATATGTCAGATAGGCGCTTCATCCCGCTCTAATCGGTAAGAACGACGAAAAAAGATGATTCCAGGCGCGGTACGCGCCATCTATGCGGGCCGGAGGCCCGCGTACCCAGGTGCAGGCTTGACGAAGGTTCTCTACCTTGTCTTGTCGTCTGTTCATGATACGGCGACGACACTGGAAGCGCCACTGCAACTGCATGCCTATCCGAAGAATCGTCTCACGGTGTAGAAGCAGCGGTGCGCCCCGGCCCATCTTTTTCTGCAACAGGATAGGTCGGATCGGCTCTAAAACATACGCCTGTTGTTTTTGTAGTATCCTGGCACCGACATCTGGGTTCGGTACGCTACTACTGCTTAAGATTGCGAGTCAAAACGAAAGGAATGCTCATGACAGAACGACTACAGCGGCTCCGTACAGCATTAGCGGAACGTGACTTGCCGGCAATCTTACTCACAGCCCCGGCTAGTCGTCGCTACATTAGTGGTTTCACCGGTAGTGCTGGTGCATTGTTGATCAGTGCCGAAGCAGCATTGTTGCTCACCGATGGTCGCTATGTGGTACAGGCTGCGGCTGAGGCACCGGCATTCAGTCTGTGTGAGATACGCCCACCTGCCAGACCGTTACCCAAACTCCTTGCCGAATTGACTACTGAACTGGGAATCGGAAGGTTAGGTTTTGAGGCTGCCGCGATGACAGTAGCCGAATATCGGCAATTAACTGCTGCCCTGGGTAATGCGGTTGAGCTGGTTGCCACCGAGAACATCGTTGAAGAGCTACGAATGGTTAAGGACAGTAGTGAGATTGCTCTTTTGCGAAAGGCGGTGGCGATTACCGATGCTGCGCTGGCGGCTGTGTTGCCCACTCTTTCGCCTGCCATGACCGAGCGTGAAGCGGCATGGAAGATTGAAGTCGCTCTGCACGAGCTAGGGGCTGAGGGACCATCATTTCCGATAATTGTCGCTGCTGGTCGTAACAGTGCTCGTCCGCATCATACACCGGGTGAGGATCAATTGGGTGAAGGACAGCCGATCATCATTGATATGGGTGCTCGCTACTCAGGCTATCACGCCGATCTGACGCGCACAATTGTATTAGGGCAAGCCGATGATATGTTCCGTGCCGTTTATGCTGCTACCCTCGCTGCTCAGCAGGCAGCAATACAGGCGTTGCGTCCTGGATTGCCGTGGTCTGAAGCCGATGTAGTCGCCAGGCGGGTTATCGGTGAGGCTGGGTATGCTGATGGTATTGCGCATAGCCTTGGTCACGGGGTCGGTCTTGTGATCCACGAAGCGCCATGGCTGCGGATGACAGCGCCTGATGCACCGCCGAGTCCACCTCTGCAAGCTGGTATGGTCACGTCGGTTGAACCAGGAATTTACCTTCCTGCCTGGGGTGGTGTGCGAATTGAGGATTTGGTACTGATCACTGCTGATGGGTGTGAGGTGTTGTCGCAGTCGCCACGGTGAACGATGGTGATGGTTCTGGCAATTGACAATCGTTCGGCAGCGCAGGAGTCGTGCTACAATAATGCACAAATGTTCGCATCCTCCGAGTGCGAGAAACACGAGACCCACTGGCGGCTGCCAGCGGGTCTCGTGTGGGGGGGGTAATAGTATAGTAACGATTTTTTTACGTTTTCGCAACCCCCCAAAGGTACTACTTCATGCCAAGAATAAATAGTACTTTTGGCGCGATTCTACCATGACCATGGAGTTGCTCATGAATCAAATCGCAGTTGCCGATCGCATTAAAGAGCTGCGTAGCCTGATC comes from Chloroflexus sp. Y-396-1 and encodes:
- a CDS encoding Xaa-Pro peptidase family protein, translating into MTERLQRLRTALAERDLPAILLTAPASRRYISGFTGSAGALLISAEAALLLTDGRYVVQAAAEAPAFSLCEIRPPARPLPKLLAELTTELGIGRLGFEAAAMTVAEYRQLTAALGNAVELVATENIVEELRMVKDSSEIALLRKAVAITDAALAAVLPTLSPAMTEREAAWKIEVALHELGAEGPSFPIIVAAGRNSARPHHTPGEDQLGEGQPIIIDMGARYSGYHADLTRTIVLGQADDMFRAVYAATLAAQQAAIQALRPGLPWSEADVVARRVIGEAGYADGIAHSLGHGVGLVIHEAPWLRMTAPDAPPSPPLQAGMVTSVEPGIYLPAWGGVRIEDLVLITADGCEVLSQSPR